A section of the Myxocyprinus asiaticus isolate MX2 ecotype Aquarium Trade chromosome 40, UBuf_Myxa_2, whole genome shotgun sequence genome encodes:
- the nlrc3l1 gene encoding NLR family CARD domain-containing protein 3 isoform X1, protein MDDDAVDMASDNSLPFGYGASAFGSEHGEEEEDVIPERTLPFNLGYSEPLGQHVERAESPASSYASMHSDLWSETREDQEASDTLVQLVRQDSSASSSDSFNSDEDFEGNAEEISQKKSRAKEAALKQQSAPAFVKPELQVDPNEKRHPAMTVDFAFKALTMCLQKLAVDELKLFKKLLWERYPERFRDPMEGLDLVDLVDKMLELCDIEVSLKITLVLLRDMNLKKLSEYLQGLCKRNEVRFELKLTLKRKYEMVYEGLTQQGQPVDFESVYTDLYISDGINAAVNSDHEFRTKIEELQETGKVNRKPLSSKDVLAPEMVRSRHVRSVLSKGSPGSGKSFAVQRFILDWVDGKVHQDIFFLLPLHFRELNQMRDGEYTLMTLVNTFYPEMKGVETLDFEGCPVMFICDGLDDSQILFDFRKTVYWCDVNRPASVQVLITNLIRGNLLYHGSIWVISRPGALDVIPPEHVQQLLEVRGFDTDQREAYFRNTIRDQQLAERVIAHLKSSKTLYIMCHLPLFCWVASKVLQRQFQSLPPTGELPKSLTNLYTSLLHLHTQMCVQKLQNDPTKETKGLTAEQLLTKLAKLAYSMLEKDQFQVEKEHWEEIEIDSYPAVVCSGLCSEYYREKYVMYTERVSSFSHPTIQEFLAALHVFISFKKHGKNVLEPNKFSKKVLKVSLAELLKSAVDKGLNSKNSNFDIFLRFLLGLSVEANQELLKNLFQIPIVSSQQAREETTRYIKKKIKENHFPEKTETLLRCIDELNPQL, encoded by the exons ATGGATGACGACGCAGTGGACATGGCGTCAGACAACAGTCTGCCATTTGGATACGGGGCTTCCGCCTTCGGGAGTGAACATGGAGAAGAAGAGGAGGACGTTATTCCTGAAAGAACACTTCCATTTAACCTCGGATACTCAGAGCCTTTGGG ACAACACGTGGAGAGGGCAGAGTCCCCTGCTTCCAGCTATGCCTCCATGCACAGTGACCTCTGGTCAGAAACACGGGAAGACCAGGAAGCGAGTGACACGCT GGTTCAGTTGGTCAGACAGGACTCGTCTGCCTCTAGCAGTGATTCCTTTAATAGTGATGAGGACTTTGAGGGCAATGCTGAAGAAAT CTCACAGAAGAAGAGCAGGGCAAAAGAAGCAGCCCTGAAACAACAAAGTGCTCCTGCTTTTGTAAAACCAGAGCTGCAAGTAGATCCCAATGAGAAAAGGCACCCAGCAATGACAGTGGATTTTGCTTTTAAG GCCCTCACAATGTGCCTACAGAAACTTGCAGTGGATgaattaaagttgtttaaaaaactGCTGTGGGAAAGATATCCTGAACGCTTTCGTGATCCCATGGAGGGACTTGATCTTGTGGATCTGGTGGAtaaaatgctggagctctgtgaTATTGAGGTGTCCCTGAAAATCACGCTTGTGCTCCTCAGAGACATGAACTTAAAAAAGCTGTCTGAATATCTGCAAGGTCTATGCAAAAGAA ATGAAGTGCGCTTCGAGTTGAAATTGACTCTGAAGAGGAAGTATGAGATGGTATATGAGGGTTTAACCCAACAAGGGCAGCCTGTCGACTTTGAGTCTGTCTATACGGACCTTTACATTTCTGATGGCATTAATGCTGCAGTGAACTCTGACCATGAGTTTAGAACAAAGATAGAAGAGCTCCAAGAAACTGGCAAAGTGAATAGAAAACCATTGTCCTCAAAGGACGTTCTCGCCCCAGAAATGGTGAGGTCAAGGCATGTAAGGTCGGTGTTATCTAAAGGAAGCCCAGGAAGTGGCAAATCATTTGCAGTGCAGCGGTTCATTCTTGACTGGGTGGACGGAAAAGTGCACCAAGACATTTTCTTTCTCTTGCCTCTGCACTTCAGGGAACTGAACCAGATGCGAGATGGAGAGTACACCCTCATGACCCTAGTGAACACCTTCTATCCAGAGATGAAGGGCGTGGAGACTCTTGATTTTGAAGGCTGCCCAGTTATGTTCATATGCGATGGACTAGATGACAGTCAAATCCTCTTTGATTTCCGGAAAACTGTGTATTGGTGTGATGTAAATAGGCCTGCAAGCGTGCAAGTGTTAATCACCAACCTCATCAGGGGTAACCTGCTCTATCACGGCTCTATTTGGGTCATTTCAAGGCCAGGAGCTCTTGATGTAATCCCACCAGAACATGTCCAACAACTTCTGGAAGTCCGAGGCTTTGACACTGATCAGAGAGAGGCTTATTTCAGGAATACAATCAGAGACCAACAACTTGCTGAGAGAGTGATTGCTCACCTCAAGTCTTCAAAGACACTATACATTATGTGCCACTTGCCACTGTTCTGCTGGGTGGCATCTAAAGTTCTACAGCGACAGTTCCAGTCTCTTCCACCAACAGGAGAGCTGCCCAAAAGTCTTACCAATCTGTATACCAGTCTGCTGCATCTTCACACTCAAATGTGTGTTCAGAAACTGCAAAACGATCCAACCAAAGAGACCAAAGGTCTTACTGCTGAGCAGTTGCTCACTAAGCTTGCAAAGCTGGCCTACAGCATGCTTGAGAAGGACCAGTTTCAGGTGGAAAAAGAGCACTGGGAAGAGATCGAGATTGACTCTTACCCCGCCGTCGTCTGCTCTGGTCTCTGTTCTGAGTATTACAGAGAGAAGTATGTGATGTATACGGAGAGGGTAAGCAGCTTTTCCCATCCGACCATTCAAGAATTCCTTGCTGCTCTTCATGTTTTCATCTCTTTCAAAAAACATGGGAAGAATGTCCTTGAGCCGAACAAGTTTTCCAAAAAGGTCTTGAAGGTTTCTTTGGCAGAGCTTCTTAAGAGTGCAGTTGACAAAGGATTAAACTCCAAAAATAGCAACTTTGACATTTTTCTGCGGTTTCTTCTGGGTTTGTCTGTGGAGGCCAACCAGGAGCTGCTCAAAAACCTCTTCCAGATTCCAATTGTATCAAGCCAGCAGGCACGGGAAGAGACAACTCGctatattaaaaagaaaatcaaagaaaATCACTTCCCTGAAAAAACGGAAACCTTGTTGCGATGCATTGATGAACTTAACCCCCAACTGTAG
- the nlrc3l1 gene encoding NLR family CARD domain-containing protein 3 isoform X2: MTVDFAFKALTMCLQKLAVDELKLFKKLLWERYPERFRDPMEGLDLVDLVDKMLELCDIEVSLKITLVLLRDMNLKKLSEYLQGLCKRNEVRFELKLTLKRKYEMVYEGLTQQGQPVDFESVYTDLYISDGINAAVNSDHEFRTKIEELQETGKVNRKPLSSKDVLAPEMVRSRHVRSVLSKGSPGSGKSFAVQRFILDWVDGKVHQDIFFLLPLHFRELNQMRDGEYTLMTLVNTFYPEMKGVETLDFEGCPVMFICDGLDDSQILFDFRKTVYWCDVNRPASVQVLITNLIRGNLLYHGSIWVISRPGALDVIPPEHVQQLLEVRGFDTDQREAYFRNTIRDQQLAERVIAHLKSSKTLYIMCHLPLFCWVASKVLQRQFQSLPPTGELPKSLTNLYTSLLHLHTQMCVQKLQNDPTKETKGLTAEQLLTKLAKLAYSMLEKDQFQVEKEHWEEIEIDSYPAVVCSGLCSEYYREKYVMYTERVSSFSHPTIQEFLAALHVFISFKKHGKNVLEPNKFSKKVLKVSLAELLKSAVDKGLNSKNSNFDIFLRFLLGLSVEANQELLKNLFQIPIVSSQQAREETTRYIKKKIKENHFPEKTETLLRCIDELNPQL; encoded by the exons ATGACAGTGGATTTTGCTTTTAAG GCCCTCACAATGTGCCTACAGAAACTTGCAGTGGATgaattaaagttgtttaaaaaactGCTGTGGGAAAGATATCCTGAACGCTTTCGTGATCCCATGGAGGGACTTGATCTTGTGGATCTGGTGGAtaaaatgctggagctctgtgaTATTGAGGTGTCCCTGAAAATCACGCTTGTGCTCCTCAGAGACATGAACTTAAAAAAGCTGTCTGAATATCTGCAAGGTCTATGCAAAAGAA ATGAAGTGCGCTTCGAGTTGAAATTGACTCTGAAGAGGAAGTATGAGATGGTATATGAGGGTTTAACCCAACAAGGGCAGCCTGTCGACTTTGAGTCTGTCTATACGGACCTTTACATTTCTGATGGCATTAATGCTGCAGTGAACTCTGACCATGAGTTTAGAACAAAGATAGAAGAGCTCCAAGAAACTGGCAAAGTGAATAGAAAACCATTGTCCTCAAAGGACGTTCTCGCCCCAGAAATGGTGAGGTCAAGGCATGTAAGGTCGGTGTTATCTAAAGGAAGCCCAGGAAGTGGCAAATCATTTGCAGTGCAGCGGTTCATTCTTGACTGGGTGGACGGAAAAGTGCACCAAGACATTTTCTTTCTCTTGCCTCTGCACTTCAGGGAACTGAACCAGATGCGAGATGGAGAGTACACCCTCATGACCCTAGTGAACACCTTCTATCCAGAGATGAAGGGCGTGGAGACTCTTGATTTTGAAGGCTGCCCAGTTATGTTCATATGCGATGGACTAGATGACAGTCAAATCCTCTTTGATTTCCGGAAAACTGTGTATTGGTGTGATGTAAATAGGCCTGCAAGCGTGCAAGTGTTAATCACCAACCTCATCAGGGGTAACCTGCTCTATCACGGCTCTATTTGGGTCATTTCAAGGCCAGGAGCTCTTGATGTAATCCCACCAGAACATGTCCAACAACTTCTGGAAGTCCGAGGCTTTGACACTGATCAGAGAGAGGCTTATTTCAGGAATACAATCAGAGACCAACAACTTGCTGAGAGAGTGATTGCTCACCTCAAGTCTTCAAAGACACTATACATTATGTGCCACTTGCCACTGTTCTGCTGGGTGGCATCTAAAGTTCTACAGCGACAGTTCCAGTCTCTTCCACCAACAGGAGAGCTGCCCAAAAGTCTTACCAATCTGTATACCAGTCTGCTGCATCTTCACACTCAAATGTGTGTTCAGAAACTGCAAAACGATCCAACCAAAGAGACCAAAGGTCTTACTGCTGAGCAGTTGCTCACTAAGCTTGCAAAGCTGGCCTACAGCATGCTTGAGAAGGACCAGTTTCAGGTGGAAAAAGAGCACTGGGAAGAGATCGAGATTGACTCTTACCCCGCCGTCGTCTGCTCTGGTCTCTGTTCTGAGTATTACAGAGAGAAGTATGTGATGTATACGGAGAGGGTAAGCAGCTTTTCCCATCCGACCATTCAAGAATTCCTTGCTGCTCTTCATGTTTTCATCTCTTTCAAAAAACATGGGAAGAATGTCCTTGAGCCGAACAAGTTTTCCAAAAAGGTCTTGAAGGTTTCTTTGGCAGAGCTTCTTAAGAGTGCAGTTGACAAAGGATTAAACTCCAAAAATAGCAACTTTGACATTTTTCTGCGGTTTCTTCTGGGTTTGTCTGTGGAGGCCAACCAGGAGCTGCTCAAAAACCTCTTCCAGATTCCAATTGTATCAAGCCAGCAGGCACGGGAAGAGACAACTCGctatattaaaaagaaaatcaaagaaaATCACTTCCCTGAAAAAACGGAAACCTTGTTGCGATGCATTGATGAACTTAACCCCCAACTGTAG
- the LOC127431316 gene encoding neuronal PAS domain-containing protein 4B-like isoform X1 — protein MYRSTKGASKARRDQINAEIRNLKDLLPISDADKARLSYLHIMSLACIYTRKSLFFAQAAGHDGSGGALSLPELSELEHTLPGFLLVLTSEGKLLYLSDNVAEHLGHSMVDLVAQSDSVYDIIDPANHLIVRGNFVPITTPDTDRFFRCRFSTSKFVRRQGSRNKLTLVRARCLPPPFHASSYWTSNPVWVCFCSPLESLVPHLSSASNPLPTPPAEQPFLLACFQSQHSRDMRIHAAQDSSVSMYLGYGIEILRSRSWYSLIHPRDLSHASAQHCALLHEGGERQVEMVVQVEAADNSWVWLYIVVQLETGEYPINCHNYVISESEAWSVRQQLYSEQNQLALLYQEARQSSDPLSSPDQVFTPSSSGLSSQSFDFSFTTSGRSSSEELPSASGPSSMVLGPNPLQGFSQDEESHPQPHGSHQMWLAETREQPDRSALTISPEHLTNLNNIPSLSSIPQTHAAPPPLPPFKAPKRQSSEEFICTPPYTPSLAEGSFTFGGVSFKSDPSKVGIGAAGKMRQPMTSANHPVTMSACVGSTVPVQHCRKRLHETFPPIPNSPGSDECIIMALPEIRGPLYVDVPHFPFYGPPEGLLTPEASPIKQPRLSFFPQVEYIERERMEISLLAQYISTLAEGFCHEQPQGKSTPPNHESMHNSTASFEGPNSSLAHNYVSMFEEKALDGVPHPNLSSTSPIPPSPYSSSSSLSYTLCSPCTPISSCSPVHTQEKVTLIGVHHLCSVQSTHCNCMAGGGLKEEERTDERKAFTESEMDMEVMPPMTPSTVPASQGSVTAPGLPALTPAMPCAQSLLEELVTMEPVFGAAVPMTPAMRQHTELYQLPYQGGQQIFYQDGTSNHMF, from the exons CGGCAGGTCATGATGGGAGCGGGGGCGCCCTGTCTTTGCCAGAACTCTCGGAGCTCGAGCACACGTTACCGGGCTTTCTCCTCGTGCTGACGAGTGAAGGAAAACTACTGTATCTTTCGGACAACGTCGCAGAGCACCTTGGTCATTCCATG GTTGATCTGGTCGCTCAGAGTGATAGCGTGTATGACATTATTGACCCAGCCAACCATTTAATCGTGAGGGGCAACTTTGTGCCAATCACCACACCTGACACAG ACCGCTTCTTTCGCTGCCGATTCAGCACATCAAAGTTTGTGAGGAGGCAGGGATCAAGGAACAAACTTACGCTGGTACGAGCGCGCTGCCTGCCACCTCCCTTCCACGCTTCTTCCTACTGGACCTCCAACCCAGTGTGGGTGTGTTTTTGCTCTCCCCTGGAGTCCCTTGTCCCACACCTTTCTTCAGCCAGTAACCCTCTTCCCACTCCACCTGCTGAGCAACCGTTCCTCCTGGCCTGTTTCCAGTCACAGCATAGCAGAGACATGAGAATCCATGCAGCCCAGGACAG CAGTGTAAGCATGTACCTTGGTTATGGCATAGAGATTCTGCGCTCCCGCTCGTGGTATAGTCTGATTCATCCTCGCGATCTCTCCCATGCATCTGCACAGCACTGCGCCTTAT TGCATGAGGGAGGTGAGAGGCAGGTGGAGATGGTGGTCCAAGTAGAGGCGGCTGACAACTCATGGGTCTGGCTTTATATCGTTGTTCAGCTGGAGACTGGAGAATATCCCATCAACTGCCACAACTACGTCATAAG TGAGTCTGAAGCTTGGTCAGTGCGTCAGCAGTTGTACTCAGAGCAGAACCAGCTGGCTCTCCTGTACCAGGAGGCACGCCAGTCCTCTGACCCTCTGTCCAGCCCAGACCAGGTCTTCACACCCAGCAGCAGTGGCCTGTCATCCCAGTCCTTCGACTTCAGCTTCACCACGTCTGGTCGGAGTTCCTCTGAGGAGCTTCCTAGTGCCTCTGGCCCATCCAGCATGGTACTTGGCCCTAACCCTCTTCAGGGCTTTTCTCAGGATGAAGAGAGCCACCCGCAACCACATGGCAGTCACCAGATGTGGCTTGCAGAAACTAGAGAGCAGCCAGATAGATCAGCCCTGACAATTTCTCCTGAACATCTGACCAACTTGAACAATATCCCATCTCTTTCTTCAATTCCCCAAACCCATGCCGCCCCTCCACCCCTTCCTCCATTCAAAGCTCCTAAGCGCCAGAGCTCAGAGGAGTTTATCTGTACACCACCCTACACCCCTAGTCTAGCAGAGGGCAGTTTCACGTTTGGTGGCGTGTCCTTTAAATCAGACCCCAGTAAAGTAGGTATTGGTGCTGCAGGTAAAATGAGGCAGCCTATGACCTCAGCAAATCACCCAGTGACCATGTCTGCTTGTGTTGGGTCAACAGTGCCAGTTCAACATTGCCGCAAACGTCTTCACGAGACATTTCCTCCTATTCCCAATAGCCCAGGGAGTGATGAATGTATTATCATGGCATTGCCAGAGATCAGGGGACCTCTATATGTAGACGTCCCTCATTTCCCATTCTATGGTCCCCCGGAAGGCCTTTTAACCCCAGAGGCCTCACCCATTAAACAACCCCGTttgagttttttccctcaggtggaatacattgagagagagagaatggagatCTCACTTCTGGCTCAGTATATAAGCACTTTAGCTGAAGGTTTCTGTCACGAACAACCACAAGGCAAATCAACTCCCCCTAATCATGAATCCATGCACAATTCCACTGCATCTTTTGAGGGGCCAAACTCCTCCTTGGCTCACAATTATGTCTCTATGTTTGAGGAGAAGGCATTAGATGGCGTCCCTCATCCAAATCTTTCCTCCACCTCCCCCATACCTCCCTCGCCTTACTCATCTTCATCCTCACTCTCCTACACTCTGTGTTCCCCTTGCACCCCTATAAGCAGCTGCTCTCCTGTCCACACACAGGAGAAAGTCACTCTGATTGGTGTACACCACCTTTGTAGCGTCCAGTCGACGCACTGTAATTGCATGGCAGGGGGTGGGCTGAAGGAAGAAGAGCGAACAGACGAGAGAAAGGCTTTCACTGAGAGTGAGATGGACATGGAGGTGATGCCTCCAATGACGCCCTCCACTGTCCCAGCCTCCCAAGGATCTGTCACAGCTCCAGGCCTTCCTGCCCTCACCCCTGCTATGCCTTGTGCCCAGTCCCTCCTAGAGGAGCTGGTCACCATGGAACCTGTGTTTGGGGCAGCTGTCCCAATGACTCCTGCCATGAGGCAACACACTGAGTTGTATCAACTCCCTTATCAAGGTGGACAACAGATCTTCTACCAAG ATGGAACCAGTAACCACATGTTTTAA
- the LOC127431316 gene encoding neuronal PAS domain-containing protein 4B-like isoform X2: MPTKLVSRIFTLCPLPAFTQESPSFSLKVDLVAQSDSVYDIIDPANHLIVRGNFVPITTPDTDRFFRCRFSTSKFVRRQGSRNKLTLVRARCLPPPFHASSYWTSNPVWVCFCSPLESLVPHLSSASNPLPTPPAEQPFLLACFQSQHSRDMRIHAAQDSSVSMYLGYGIEILRSRSWYSLIHPRDLSHASAQHCALLHEGGERQVEMVVQVEAADNSWVWLYIVVQLETGEYPINCHNYVISESEAWSVRQQLYSEQNQLALLYQEARQSSDPLSSPDQVFTPSSSGLSSQSFDFSFTTSGRSSSEELPSASGPSSMVLGPNPLQGFSQDEESHPQPHGSHQMWLAETREQPDRSALTISPEHLTNLNNIPSLSSIPQTHAAPPPLPPFKAPKRQSSEEFICTPPYTPSLAEGSFTFGGVSFKSDPSKVGIGAAGKMRQPMTSANHPVTMSACVGSTVPVQHCRKRLHETFPPIPNSPGSDECIIMALPEIRGPLYVDVPHFPFYGPPEGLLTPEASPIKQPRLSFFPQVEYIERERMEISLLAQYISTLAEGFCHEQPQGKSTPPNHESMHNSTASFEGPNSSLAHNYVSMFEEKALDGVPHPNLSSTSPIPPSPYSSSSSLSYTLCSPCTPISSCSPVHTQEKVTLIGVHHLCSVQSTHCNCMAGGGLKEEERTDERKAFTESEMDMEVMPPMTPSTVPASQGSVTAPGLPALTPAMPCAQSLLEELVTMEPVFGAAVPMTPAMRQHTELYQLPYQGGQQIFYQDGTSNHMF; the protein is encoded by the exons GTTGATCTGGTCGCTCAGAGTGATAGCGTGTATGACATTATTGACCCAGCCAACCATTTAATCGTGAGGGGCAACTTTGTGCCAATCACCACACCTGACACAG ACCGCTTCTTTCGCTGCCGATTCAGCACATCAAAGTTTGTGAGGAGGCAGGGATCAAGGAACAAACTTACGCTGGTACGAGCGCGCTGCCTGCCACCTCCCTTCCACGCTTCTTCCTACTGGACCTCCAACCCAGTGTGGGTGTGTTTTTGCTCTCCCCTGGAGTCCCTTGTCCCACACCTTTCTTCAGCCAGTAACCCTCTTCCCACTCCACCTGCTGAGCAACCGTTCCTCCTGGCCTGTTTCCAGTCACAGCATAGCAGAGACATGAGAATCCATGCAGCCCAGGACAG CAGTGTAAGCATGTACCTTGGTTATGGCATAGAGATTCTGCGCTCCCGCTCGTGGTATAGTCTGATTCATCCTCGCGATCTCTCCCATGCATCTGCACAGCACTGCGCCTTAT TGCATGAGGGAGGTGAGAGGCAGGTGGAGATGGTGGTCCAAGTAGAGGCGGCTGACAACTCATGGGTCTGGCTTTATATCGTTGTTCAGCTGGAGACTGGAGAATATCCCATCAACTGCCACAACTACGTCATAAG TGAGTCTGAAGCTTGGTCAGTGCGTCAGCAGTTGTACTCAGAGCAGAACCAGCTGGCTCTCCTGTACCAGGAGGCACGCCAGTCCTCTGACCCTCTGTCCAGCCCAGACCAGGTCTTCACACCCAGCAGCAGTGGCCTGTCATCCCAGTCCTTCGACTTCAGCTTCACCACGTCTGGTCGGAGTTCCTCTGAGGAGCTTCCTAGTGCCTCTGGCCCATCCAGCATGGTACTTGGCCCTAACCCTCTTCAGGGCTTTTCTCAGGATGAAGAGAGCCACCCGCAACCACATGGCAGTCACCAGATGTGGCTTGCAGAAACTAGAGAGCAGCCAGATAGATCAGCCCTGACAATTTCTCCTGAACATCTGACCAACTTGAACAATATCCCATCTCTTTCTTCAATTCCCCAAACCCATGCCGCCCCTCCACCCCTTCCTCCATTCAAAGCTCCTAAGCGCCAGAGCTCAGAGGAGTTTATCTGTACACCACCCTACACCCCTAGTCTAGCAGAGGGCAGTTTCACGTTTGGTGGCGTGTCCTTTAAATCAGACCCCAGTAAAGTAGGTATTGGTGCTGCAGGTAAAATGAGGCAGCCTATGACCTCAGCAAATCACCCAGTGACCATGTCTGCTTGTGTTGGGTCAACAGTGCCAGTTCAACATTGCCGCAAACGTCTTCACGAGACATTTCCTCCTATTCCCAATAGCCCAGGGAGTGATGAATGTATTATCATGGCATTGCCAGAGATCAGGGGACCTCTATATGTAGACGTCCCTCATTTCCCATTCTATGGTCCCCCGGAAGGCCTTTTAACCCCAGAGGCCTCACCCATTAAACAACCCCGTttgagttttttccctcaggtggaatacattgagagagagagaatggagatCTCACTTCTGGCTCAGTATATAAGCACTTTAGCTGAAGGTTTCTGTCACGAACAACCACAAGGCAAATCAACTCCCCCTAATCATGAATCCATGCACAATTCCACTGCATCTTTTGAGGGGCCAAACTCCTCCTTGGCTCACAATTATGTCTCTATGTTTGAGGAGAAGGCATTAGATGGCGTCCCTCATCCAAATCTTTCCTCCACCTCCCCCATACCTCCCTCGCCTTACTCATCTTCATCCTCACTCTCCTACACTCTGTGTTCCCCTTGCACCCCTATAAGCAGCTGCTCTCCTGTCCACACACAGGAGAAAGTCACTCTGATTGGTGTACACCACCTTTGTAGCGTCCAGTCGACGCACTGTAATTGCATGGCAGGGGGTGGGCTGAAGGAAGAAGAGCGAACAGACGAGAGAAAGGCTTTCACTGAGAGTGAGATGGACATGGAGGTGATGCCTCCAATGACGCCCTCCACTGTCCCAGCCTCCCAAGGATCTGTCACAGCTCCAGGCCTTCCTGCCCTCACCCCTGCTATGCCTTGTGCCCAGTCCCTCCTAGAGGAGCTGGTCACCATGGAACCTGTGTTTGGGGCAGCTGTCCCAATGACTCCTGCCATGAGGCAACACACTGAGTTGTATCAACTCCCTTATCAAGGTGGACAACAGATCTTCTACCAAG ATGGAACCAGTAACCACATGTTTTAA